The sequence below is a genomic window from Candidatus Brocadiia bacterium.
AAAAGATTACCAATCTGCAGGAAATGCTGCCGCTTCTGGAGCAGGTGGTCCAGACCGGAAAATCAATATTAATAGTGGCCGAGGAAATCGAAGGCGAGGCGCTTACGGCCCTGGTCATCAACAAACTCCAGGGCAGCTTGAAATGCTGCGCCGTCAAGACGCCGGCTTTCGGAGACCGCAAGAAAGCCATTATGGAAGATATCGCCATAGTCACCGGCGGACAGTTCTTCTCCGAGGAACTGGGAGCTAAGCTAGAAGAAATATCGGTCAATAACCTAGGCAAGGCTAAAAGTATCAAAATCGATAAAGACAATACCTACATCGTCGAAGGCGCCGGCGCTAAGAAGAAAATCGAGGCACGCGTGGCTCAGATACGCAACCTGATTAAAACCACCACCTCGGATTATGACCGGGAAAAATATGAGGAACGGCTGGCTAAATTAGTCGGCGGCGTAGCGGTCATTAAGGTCGGCGCGCTGATGGAAACGATGATAAAAGAGAAGAAATCGGTCATTGAAAACGCGGTAAACTCGGCTCGAGCGGCCCGGGATGAAGGTTATCTGCCGGGCGGCGGACTGGCTTACCTAAAATGCCTGCCGGCGCTGGAAGACCTGAAAGAGAAAACATCAAACCCGGACGAACGTATGGGCATAACTATCGTAGCCCAGGCAATGGAAATACCGCTCCGCCAGATTGCCGACAACAGCGGCCGCGACGGCGCCATGATCGTGGAAGACCTCAAAGAGAAATCAAAGGATGACGACCCCATCGGGTTTGACGCCTTCTCGGGCGAATATACCCATATGATCAAGGCCGGTATCGTCGACCCGACCAAGCTCCTGAGAAGCGCCATCCAGAATGCTTCGAGCATCGCCGGACTGATGCTTTCTTCACGGACATTAATCACCGATTTCAAGGAGAAGGAAAAAACTATCGAAGGCAGTATCCAGTAAATATCATCCCGACAAGCGGGACTAACTGATTCCGAACGGAGGATTATATGAACGATACCACAAATACCGGGATGATCCAGCCCGAAATACGCAAAGGAAAAACAGCTAGCTTCTGGATATCAATAATCCTGGGCATACTGCTGGTATTCAGCGCACTGGGTAATTTTATCCTGCTTATCGCATTAGCAGCTAAAGTCGGAAGCGTCGGGCAGTATAACAAAAGCGATTTCAATGAAACCTTCGTTCACGGCGACAACTCGGCCGACCACAAGATAGTCTGCATCACCGTGTCCGGCCCAATTATAAGAGATTCAGCTCCATCGATGTTCAACCAGAGATTAGACCCGGTCAGCACGGTCATGGAATCCCTGGAAATGGCCAAGAATGACCATGATGTCAAAGCGATTATACTTGAAGTCAACAGCCCGGGCGGCGGCATAACCGAAAGCGACCAGATTTATAACGAACTGTTGCGGTTCAAAAAAGCACGTCCCGAAGTTAAAATCATCACTTCCATGGACAGCGTAGCCGCATCGGGCGGTTATTATATCTCTATGGCTACAGACCGGGTGGTCGCCCGGCCGACAACCATCACCGGCAGTATCGGCGTGATTATGGGGCTGATTAATATGGAAGAGCTCTTCAAGAAAATCGGCGTCAAGGAAGTCATCTTCAAATCCGGCGCCAAGAAGGATATGTTCTCACCCACTCGACAGATAACCGATGAGGAGAAACAGATTGCCCAAGCCATCATCAAGGAGATGTACGACCGATTCGTATCCGTGGTAGTCGAGGGACGCAAGAACCTGGACAAGGAAAAAATACTCCAGCTGGCCGACGGCCGCATCTATACGGGACAACAGGCTTTCGAACACGGGCTGGTCGATGAACTGGGTGACTTTAATGACGCATTTGAAGCGACCAAGAAGCTGGCCAACCTGACTAATGCCCGGGTAATCCGCTATAAAAAACGCTGGTCGTTCGGCGAGCTGTTCCTTTCAGAAATGCAGAATTTAAAACCGTCTATCAGCCTGCTGCCTGAAAATTCCGGACTTTCAATGGATACGCCCAGGTTCATGTATCTGTGGACATATTAATACCACTAACTCCCTTCGGTCGAAGTGGCCTAACCCCATACACTTCGTGTATGGGATAAAAACCAGTAACTCGCTTTGCTAGCTCTAACCCAGTTATTTCTTTGAAATAACTGGATAAGTGCCAGTACGTCGCTTCGCTCCTACTGGCACTAATTATGGCCACCGCTCAGGAAGAAGTAGATTGTCAGGATAGAGCCCAGAATGCTCAACACCGCAAAGGCCTTGCTAGATATCTTGTTCTTGCCGCTGCCTACACCTTTGATAAGTATCAGTATAACCACCCAATAGACGAATATCATCAGGCTCTTATTATCCACGTCATTAGGGTCCATCACCTCGGGTATGCCGGTCCAGGGCCGACCGTAGGCAACATAGGCTACGTAACATCCTATCGGGAAGCTGGTAATGAAGAAAAACAGGTTAGCCCAAAACGAGGAAAGAACCGCCTTCATTATCGGGAATTGGCTGGTAGCCAGATGCATCAACCCGTAATATAATATATGCAGCAGGAACAATACGGTCATGACCATCATGGCGATATGAAGCGCGGTCACCCACAAAACACTCTCTCTTCGGAAAGTAATATTTTCTATCTTGGCGTCCGGGGCATCGGCGCCTTTGGGATAAATGTGGCTGGCGCCGGCATCATCGGTCATGATAATGTAAAAATAATACTGCTCATCCATTTTCATCCCGACTAAGGTTGCCGTATAAAATCCCGTATTACCGGCCGGGTACATGGGCGCCAGGTTAAACGGTTTTTTGGGCGCCGGCGTCTTGAAAACCATAGTCGGCCGGGCTTCTTCAACGTTAAGGCTGTAATAGGCCAGCTTCACATCCTTGGGCTTATTATCTGAAGTAACCAAAAGGTTTATGATGGCATCTTTACCCTCATAAAACTCTCCCCGGTTGCTGTATTCCATCTTGAATGAACCGACATCCTTGGTCTTGTGGCGGCTGGTCACGGCCATAAGCATTCCAAACGAATAGACAAAACCGATAAGCAAACCTATCCCTAACGTTACATAAAGCGGCCAGCGCGGGAATTTCTTTGTGGTTTCTTCTGACATAATTCCTCCTGTATTTTATATTATTTAATTATTAAATATCACCATGCCCTATTGCAAACCTGACAACCATAGTCAGAATTCCGCCCAGCACGGTCAGCCAGGCAAAAGTCTTGTAGCTGACCAGGTTCTTCTGGGGGTTATTGGAAAAGACCGAACCCTTTACCAGGATTATTACAACAAACCAATAAGCAAAATTAAACAGCGTCTTGCTGTCGGTCATATCCCAACCCAGCGGGAAACCGGTCCAGTATGTCCCGTACTTTTCGTACTCGATCCAGATGCCCAGTGGGAATGCCGAAATACCATAACATAAAAGACCCCAAGCGATACCGGAAACCGCCTTATTGAAGCTCCAGTCAACCTTGTTCCACAGATAATTGAAGGCATAATAGAACCCGTGTAACAAGAAGAACAACGCCACAATCATCAGCAGGATATGCACGGTCAAACCAAAGGTATTTGGATCCTGTTTAAACGACACGTGATAAGGCACCTTGGTGGTCAGGAAGCTCTCGGGCATAACAACCACGTTATTCTGGCTGTCCGTAACCTCGATAAAGAAATATGTTTTGTGGTTCTTTTCCATAGTCGGCAGCTGGTGCGCATAAAACCTGCCCTTTTCGGTCGGGCTCATTAATTCAATCTTGAAATCAGATTTCTGGATATTGGGATACTTGGCCTTGAATTCCTCGTCCTTAAGCCAGTAAACCTTGGCGCCATCCAGCGGTATCTGCCCCTTCTGGGTCGAGGCGTTGATGAAGAAGCGGTACTGGTAACCCGCGTCCTCTTCCTTGTAGTGGTTATAAACCACTTTCAGGTCGCCCTTGACGGCCATATCCGGCTTGCGTTTGGCCAACATCTCATAGCAGGCAAACGTCAACACCAGGCTCAAGAGCGTGACAAAGATATACATCGGCATCTTGGAATAACTCATAATCGCTCCTTCACAAAATGAATAGTTTAATTAATAAAGGCAATAATTCCGTTCCGGGAAGAATCTTGATAGCAGGGGCGCCTCCGGCATTATGCCGGAGGCCGCGCCCTGATGATGGTCTTAGGGTATTTATCCTTAAATTACTTGGCCTTGCCCATGATTCTGAACATGCCTGTGCCGCAGGTCGGGCATTTGCCCTTCATAGCCTGTCTCTTGTTCTTCATCGTCACCACTTTGGCGTCCTTGATGTCTCTTTTAGCCTTGCATTTCACGCAATAACCTTTTTCTGTCGCCATATTCGCGCTCCTTTACTTGCTGTCAGTTAACCGGCGCCGCGGCTTATTACCGCGGGGACGGAATACCGACATTTCTGAACTATAAACTATTAAGGCCCCCAAATTACTGATTATTTATTCGAAGTCAAGAAATATATCGTGTCTAATTTGAGTTTCCGGGCCGCCGCGGCCACGTCATCCTTGCTGACAGCGTCAATCCGCCCGATGATATCCTTGATGGAAATACCGGTCCGGCCGTTCAGGATAAGCTCCTGGTAAAAATTAATCATGGCCGATGCCGTGTCTTCAACCGATTTTAGGCGGGTGATAATGGACTTCTTGGTGTCGGACAACTCCTTGTCCGGAATGTCTGCCTGCTTCAATGCCTCAATCTGCTCCTTAATGATGGCTACAGCCTGATCGAACTTGTCATGGTTAATGCCGGCCTTGATCATCATCAATCCCTTGGTCCGTTCGATTATGGAAAAGACGAAATAAGCCAGCCCGGCCTTTTCCCTGACATTGCGGAATAGTTTGGAATGCGGGAATCCGCCCAACACGCCATTGGCCACCATAAGATTAAATACATCGTCGTCCTTCCAGGTCGTATCCGTCCTCAATCCCATAACCAGCTTGCCCTGGTCAATCGGCTGATTCTCCTTGATGACCCGCGGCTCGGCCGGCGCCGGCGGGTTCTTGATTGTTATTTTGGTATCTTTAATATCCTTATGAAGCGATTTGAACGGCTTGAGAATAGAAACCACGGCCTTGGCCAGCTGTTCCGGCTTAAACTGCCCGACCGCGAATATCTCTATGGGCGCGCTAACCAATACCTTGCGGTGGTGTTGGTATAATAACTCCGGGGTTACCCGGGCAATGTCTTCAATCGTGCCGTATTCGAATATCCCGTACGGCTCAGTCTTACACATCTCCTGGGTGCAGCGCTCCTCGGCAAAGGACATCTTGTCGTCGAACAAGCCCTCGATAAAGTCCTTGAGCTGCTGCTGTTCCTGTTTGCAGTAATCCGGCCGGAGCTTCTTGCCTTCAGTCAGCGGGTTAAGAAGCATATCCTTAATGAACCCAAACGCCTTCTGGGTCATCTTGGAGCGTAAAACGCGCGACTGGACAAAACTCGGGCTGAGGAACTCGATGTAATATTCCAGGATGGAGTATTCGCCTATCTTGGAGATATCGCTGCCGAATGAGGCGCCGTAAAGCGACTCCATAAATACGCTCATCTTGCGCATCGAGGGGAATTTACCGGAACCGCGCGACATCACCCTCAAGAGCATGGCGTTCAGGGTCGCCTCAAAGCTATTAACCAGCGGCTGGCGGACGAAAAGCTTGGCCACGATGGTCTTAAACTTATCCGTCGGATGAAGATGCAGGGTCACTCCGGGCAGGATGTCTTTAATGGTCGTAAACATATTCAATTTGGTATCACATACGGACCGGACTGTCCAGAAAATAAGGTCTTTACTGTCCGCGGCGATAAAATCATTGACACCCGCACTATTATTCATATGCTGTCCTCGATGAAACAATTATTATCAATCCTGATAGTTATGATATTCCTCTGGCCCGGGCTTATCCTGGCCGAGGAGAAAAAAGCGCCGGCCAAACCCGACCCCAAGGCCGAGCGCGAAGCCAAAATCAAGGAGCTGGTCAAGCAACTCAGCGACCGCGATACCGACGTCCGGGTATCGGCCGCAAAATCGCTGGGCGAGATGGACGCCAAGGAATCAGCGCCGGATATCCGAAAACTGATATTCTCGGAAAAGATAATCGATGTGCGCGTGGCTGCGGTCCGGGCGCTGGGCGATATGGATGCCAAAGACAAAGATTCTGTCAACGACCTGATAAAACTGCTTAAAGACGATGACTACGAGGTCAAACTGGCCGCCATGTCCGTGATGGGACAGCTAAAATCACAGAAGTTCAGCCCGGAACTCTACAAACTCTTTAAGGAAGAGATGTCCGAGGACATGAAAAAGGCCGCCGTCAACGCCCTGTCAAAGATGGGCGTCAAGGACTACAATACCGAACTGACCAAGATGCTCGATGATAAGAACATCGATACGCTCATGAAACGTAACGTTGTTTACGCCTTGGGTAAATTAGGCGCCAAGGAATCAACCATGAAGATAACCAAGCTGGCCAAGAACCCGGAAGAGCACGCCACCATCCGCCAGGCAGCGCTGGGGGCGCTGGGCGACCTGGGCGCGCGCGATATGGTGCCCGATATGATAAAGCTACTGTCCGACCGCGATGTCGATATCAGGAAAACCGTGGTCCGGGCGCTGGGCAAACTCAACGCCCGCGAGGCCATCCCCGACCTCTTGAATATTCTCAAGACCGACGCCTTTGTCCGGAGCATGGCCGCCCTGGCCCTGGGCGATATGAACGCCAAAGACGCCATACCGGACCTGATAGCTTTGCTCAAGGATAAAAGCCAGCAATTGCGCGGCATCGCCGGGATAGCGCTGGTGGCGTTAAAGCAGAAAGACCAGGTGCCAAAGGAAAACATCGCCGATATCAAAGCCCTGCTGGATATCCACGACGACGACCTGATAACCCGGGCCCAAAAAGCGCTCCAGGCCTTAAGCGTGGAGAATAAGTAAAATATCCTACCTCTTAAAGAACTTGCCTATCTGGTCTTTAGTCAGCTTATATATGGCCGGGCGGCCGTGCGGACAGGTGGCTTTGTAGCCGCTCTTTTCAGCCAAATCCAACAGAGCTTTTATCTCTTGCCCGGACATCGGGTCGCCGGCCTTGATGGCCGCCTTGCAGGCCATCATCTTGACCATCTTGTCCAGGACCTTGGTTCGGTCTGATTTTGATATGTCATCATCAGCCAGCTCGTCCAGCAGTGATTTGATAAACTCGGCCATATCAATCTTTGTCAGCAACGCCGGCACGGCCAGTATCCGAACGGTATTCCTGCCGAACTCCTCGACCTCCAGCCCGATATCCTTCAGA
It includes:
- the groL gene encoding chaperonin GroEL (60 kDa chaperone family; promotes refolding of misfolded polypeptides especially under stressful conditions; forms two stacked rings of heptamers to form a barrel-shaped 14mer; ends can be capped by GroES; misfolded proteins enter the barrel where they are refolded when GroES binds): MSKQLMFDYEAHQKILKGAKSLADTLRITLGPTGRNVLLDKSFGNPEIIKDGNAISKEVELPDPFENMGSKMISEAASKTSDVIGDGASVSALLAYAIYESGLKYLTSGANPVGLKNGIEKATSTIVDTLKEMSRPATEKSDYQNIATVSANRDEKIGKLIAEAMTKVGKEGVITVDEGKGRETTLEFTEGLSFDKGYISPYFVTNPENLTCVLNDCYILLYEKKITNLQEMLPLLEQVVQTGKSILIVAEEIEGEALTALVINKLQGSLKCCAVKTPAFGDRKKAIMEDIAIVTGGQFFSEELGAKLEEISVNNLGKAKSIKIDKDNTYIVEGAGAKKKIEARVAQIRNLIKTTTSDYDREKYEERLAKLVGGVAVIKVGALMETMIKEKKSVIENAVNSARAARDEGYLPGGGLAYLKCLPALEDLKEKTSNPDERMGITIVAQAMEIPLRQIADNSGRDGAMIVEDLKEKSKDDDPIGFDAFSGEYTHMIKAGIVDPTKLLRSAIQNASSIAGLMLSSRTLITDFKEKEKTIEGSIQ
- the sppA gene encoding signal peptide peptidase SppA, with the protein product MNDTTNTGMIQPEIRKGKTASFWISIILGILLVFSALGNFILLIALAAKVGSVGQYNKSDFNETFVHGDNSADHKIVCITVSGPIIRDSAPSMFNQRLDPVSTVMESLEMAKNDHDVKAIILEVNSPGGGITESDQIYNELLRFKKARPEVKIITSMDSVAASGGYYISMATDRVVARPTTITGSIGVIMGLINMEELFKKIGVKEVIFKSGAKKDMFSPTRQITDEEKQIAQAIIKEMYDRFVSVVVEGRKNLDKEKILQLADGRIYTGQQAFEHGLVDELGDFNDAFEATKKLANLTNARVIRYKKRWSFGELFLSEMQNLKPSISLLPENSGLSMDTPRFMYLWTY
- a CDS encoding DUF5679 domain-containing protein, yielding MATEKGYCVKCKAKRDIKDAKVVTMKNKRQAMKGKCPTCGTGMFRIMGKAK
- a CDS encoding pitrilysin family protein produces the protein MNNSAGVNDFIAADSKDLIFWTVRSVCDTKLNMFTTIKDILPGVTLHLHPTDKFKTIVAKLFVRQPLVNSFEATLNAMLLRVMSRGSGKFPSMRKMSVFMESLYGASFGSDISKIGEYSILEYYIEFLSPSFVQSRVLRSKMTQKAFGFIKDMLLNPLTEGKKLRPDYCKQEQQQLKDFIEGLFDDKMSFAEERCTQEMCKTEPYGIFEYGTIEDIARVTPELLYQHHRKVLVSAPIEIFAVGQFKPEQLAKAVVSILKPFKSLHKDIKDTKITIKNPPAPAEPRVIKENQPIDQGKLVMGLRTDTTWKDDDVFNLMVANGVLGGFPHSKLFRNVREKAGLAYFVFSIIERTKGLMMIKAGINHDKFDQAVAIIKEQIEALKQADIPDKELSDTKKSIITRLKSVEDTASAMINFYQELILNGRTGISIKDIIGRIDAVSKDDVAAAARKLKLDTIYFLTSNK
- a CDS encoding HEAT repeat domain-containing protein, coding for MKQLLSILIVMIFLWPGLILAEEKKAPAKPDPKAEREAKIKELVKQLSDRDTDVRVSAAKSLGEMDAKESAPDIRKLIFSEKIIDVRVAAVRALGDMDAKDKDSVNDLIKLLKDDDYEVKLAAMSVMGQLKSQKFSPELYKLFKEEMSEDMKKAAVNALSKMGVKDYNTELTKMLDDKNIDTLMKRNVVYALGKLGAKESTMKITKLAKNPEEHATIRQAALGALGDLGARDMVPDMIKLLSDRDVDIRKTVVRALGKLNAREAIPDLLNILKTDAFVRSMAALALGDMNAKDAIPDLIALLKDKSQQLRGIAGIALVALKQKDQVPKENIADIKALLDIHDDDLITRAQKALQALSVENK